In the Kineosporia sp. NBRC 101731 genome, GACCGCGCAGGCCAGGTCGTACGGCTCCCACCAGCTGGCGACCAGTGCCACGAGCACGGTGATGAGGCAGCGCTCGGTCTTGCCCAGCGGCCCGCCGTTGAGACGAGGGCCGCCGGCCCCGGCCAGGCTCAGCGACGCGAAGGTCGGCAGCGTGGACCCGGCCAGGCCGATCAGGCCCCACCAGCCACCGGCACAGTGGGCGAGCACGAGCACCACCACCAGGTCACCGGCCCGGTCACCGATCTCGTTGAGGACGAAACCCCAGGGCCGGCTGACGTTACGGGCTCGGGCAACCGCACCGTCGAGGTTGGCGCCCGCCAGCCGCAGGGCCTGGGCCGCGAGCACCGGCAGCGCCCACACCGGGCTCGGGTGTTCCGCGGACAGGGCCAGGAACCCGGCCGCCACCACCCCGCCGAGCACACCGACGGCCGTGAACACGTCCGGGCTGATGCCCCGGCGCACGGCCTGCCGGATGAACACGTCGAGCCGGGCGGTGTACCAGGCCTTGGCCGCGTACAGGCCGCTCACCGGTGCTGCTTCCAGCTGCGCACGACGAGCTCCAGCCCCACGGCCAGACCCACCCCGGACAGCGCGAGCACCCCGCCGTAGCTGACCTTGAGCCGGCGCTGGGCGATCTCACCCACCGCGGCCGCGGCCAGGCCGACGGGGATGATGCGGGAGCTACGGGCCAGGGCCGCGGCGGTGATGAACGTGCCGGGGTTGATGCTCTGCTCACCGGCCGTGCGGGCGTAGACCTTCACCGGGATGCCGTTACCGCGCTGCTCCCGCAGGGCGCCCCCGACATCCGTGCTCAGCTGTTCCCGGGCTGTTGCGTGCATCGACGGGGTGGTCAGCGGCCAGGGCACCCGCACACCGGCCCGGGCCAGGGCGTAGTTCGCCGCCACTCCGCCGACTGACCCGGCGGCCGCCGCTACGACGGCCGGTACCGACCGGCGTCCGTGAGCCAGGGCGACCGGGATGGTGCCGGTCTCGGCGACGATCGGCCAGAACAGGCCCTCGGCGAAGGCCCAGCCGAAGGTCCAGGCCATGCCGTTGCGCCCGCGCAGGTTGAGCCGCGCCCACTCCCACATGGGGGAAGGGCTGACCGGCGCCGGACCGGCCTCGAGCAGGGCCTCGACGCTCTTGCGCAGGTCGTCGCTGGTGTCACCGGTGCTTGCGGTGGGAGAGACCGTGACGGGCTCGCCGAACCGGACTCCCAGCGGCGCGGTGCGGGTGCTGTTGAGCCGGGGAAGGTTGTTCTTGCCGAACAGTTCGCGGGTGCCGTGCACGGCCGTGGGCACGATCGGGGCACCGGTGGCGGCCGCCAGCCGCACCGCGCCGGAGCGGAACCGGCCGAGCGAACCGTCGGTGGTGCGGGTGCCCTCGGGGAAGATGACGACGGTGCCGCCCTGGGCCAGGTGGGCGCCGGCCGCGTCGAGGAGTGCCTCGAACCCGCCGTCGCGCTGGATCGGCAGGATGCCCACCACGTCACGGGCCAGACGCCCGCGCCACCCGTTCCAGTAGTCGCCGCCGGCCACCACCAGCACCGAGCCCCGGTGACCGAGCACAGCGATCAATGCCGCGGTGTCGGCATGGCTGGAGTGGTTGGCGATGACGATGGCAGGACCCT is a window encoding:
- a CDS encoding CDP-alcohol phosphatidyltransferase family protein; this encodes MSGLYAAKAWYTARLDVFIRQAVRRGISPDVFTAVGVLGGVVAAGFLALSAEHPSPVWALPVLAAQALRLAGANLDGAVARARNVSRPWGFVLNEIGDRAGDLVVVLVLAHCAGGWWGLIGLAGSTLPTFASLSLAGAGGPRLNGGPLGKTERCLITVLVALVASWWEPYDLACAVIGIGGLLTAAVRLRTGHEALVQA
- a CDS encoding lysophospholipid acyltransferase family protein: MTGQNSPSTGDDARPTIPRASSWVRAVGWDQLLRLLCGGVGVGGTIPQGPAIVIANHSSHADTAALIAVLGHRGSVLVVAGGDYWNGWRGRLARDVVGILPIQRDGGFEALLDAAGAHLAQGGTVVIFPEGTRTTDGSLGRFRSGAVRLAAATGAPIVPTAVHGTRELFGKNNLPRLNSTRTAPLGVRFGEPVTVSPTASTGDTSDDLRKSVEALLEAGPAPVSPSPMWEWARLNLRGRNGMAWTFGWAFAEGLFWPIVAETGTIPVALAHGRRSVPAVVAAAAGSVGGVAANYALARAGVRVPWPLTTPSMHATAREQLSTDVGGALREQRGNGIPVKVYARTAGEQSINPGTFITAAALARSSRIIPVGLAAAAVGEIAQRRLKVSYGGVLALSGVGLAVGLELVVRSWKQHR